GCCCGGTGCCGTGGAGTTGGTATTACCGGTTATCTGCACGGTGTAATCGGTGGTGGTGCACTGAATGCCGAAGCTGTTACCGCCCCCGGCACCGGTTAATTGCGTGGTGAGCTGCGAGAAGGTCGCCGGATGGGTACCAAAATCCAGCGTACCGAAGTTGATGCCATTCTGGCCTGGTGAGCCGTTGATAAGGCAACCGTTGGTCAGGGTTAATGTTGCCCCGATTGTCCCGCTACTGGTGACTGCATGGGCGTTTTGCCCGGCCATGATGAATGCCCCACTTGCCAGCACATAAAGCAGTTTTTTGTTCATGTTGACGCCTCCGAAGATGCCGCGTGCTATTCATTGCCCAATCAATGCGTCACGCGGAAAAATAGTCATGCAAAAGCTGAAAAACGCAGGAATAACTGAAATTTAGATGACGTCGGCGGGTTCAACCAGTTCTGGCAAGGCGCAAAAATGTAACGGATGGATTAATATTTTTAACTAATTAATTCAGACGCTTAAATCCACTTTTTGCTGTAATCAGGACTAGTTGCAACGAATATATGCGTCAAAATGTGATATTTGTCTCAATATATTTAAGTGTGTAAAAAACAATAAATTAGATAACTTGAAGCCACACTTAAGCATGACTGAAGAATAGGTTGACGGGCACAGAAGAGAGAAAAGATGGGCGGGTGAGAGGATCACCCGCCTGAAGCGTTACGCTACGTGGGTCGCAGCCATGTCCAGCAGCGCCATTTCGTCGCTGTTGAGCAGTTTTTCAATGTTCACCAGAATCAGCATACGGTCACCCAGCGCGCCGAGGCCGGTCAGGTATTCTGTTGAAAGGGTCACAGCAAATTCCGGCGCCGGGCGAATTTGATCCGCCGCCAGCGACAGCACGTCAGACACGCCATCCACCACGATACCGACCACGCGCTGGCCGAGGTTCAGCACGATAACGACGGTGTTTTCGTTATATTCCACTTCGCCCTGGCTGAACTTCACGCGCAGGTCCACGATCGGTACGATCACACCGCGCAGGTTGGTAACGCCCTTGATAAAGTCCGGGGTGTTGGCGATGCGGGTTACCTGGTCATAGCCACGAATTTCCTGCACTTTCAGAATATCGATGCCGTACTCTTCATCACCCAGGGTAAATACCAGGAACTCCTGACCCGATGGCTCGCCCGCCAGTTTTGCTACATTACTCATACCGGTCATGTTTTATACCTTCTTAACTAAATCAGGCGGCTGTATGCGCCATACGATGTTCACGATTCAACCCCTGCAACGCTGATACATCAACGATCAGCGCGACGCTACCATCACCCAGGATGGTGGCGGCAGAAATCCCCGGCACTTTGCGATAGTTACTTTCCAGGTTTTTCACGACCACCTGGTGCTGACCAATCAGCTGATCGACCAACAGTGCATAGCGACGACCTGCGCTTTGCAGAATAACGACGATCCCCTGCGTGGCTTCGGTTTTCGCGCCCATGACGTCAAACACTTTCCACAGCTCAACCAGCGGCAGGTATTCACCGCGCACTTCCAGCACGCGCTCGCCGCCCGCCAGCGGATGTAGGTCTTCTTCGCTCGGCTGCAATGATTCCATCACGGCGTTGAGCGGCAGAATAAAGACTTCGTTATTCACTTTCACCGACATGCCGTCGAGAATCGCCAGCGTCAACGGCAGCAGGATACGGATCGTGGTGCCAGTGCCCTGCTTCGATTTGATCTCTACGTGGCCGCCCATCTCCTGGATGTTACGTTTAACCACGTCCATGCCGACACCACGGCCGGAAACGTCGGTAACTTGTTCCGCGGTGGAGAAGCCAGGGGCGAAAATCAGCATCCCCACTTCTTCGTCGGTCATATTTTCATTGACCGCCATGCCCTGAGAGAGCGCTTTCGCCAGGATACGCTCGCGATTAAGGCCTGCGCCGTCGTCGGTCACTTCGATGCAGATGTTGCCGCCCTGGTGTTCGGCAGAAAGAATCAGGTTACCAATCGGTGACTTCCCGGCTTCGACGCGTTTTTGTGGCGTTTCGATACCGTGGTCAAGGCTGTTACGCACCAGGTGCGTTAACGGATCGATAATGCGTTCGATCAGGCTCTTATCCAGTTCGGTTGAGCTGCCCTGTAAGGTCAGTTCCACTTGCTTATCAAGCTTGCTTGCCAGGTCACGCACCAGACGCGGGAAGCGGCTGAAGACATATTCCATCGGCATCATACGAATCGACATCACCGATTCCTGCAAGTCGCGGGCGTTACGCTGCAACTGGCTCATGCTGGTGATCAGGTCGCCATGAGTGACTGGATCCAGTTCATTGGAGCGCTGGGCCAGCATCGACTGGGTGATAACCAGTTCGCCGACCAGGTTTATCAGTTGATCGACTTTTTCTACCGCCACGCGGATGCTGGTGGATTCACTACCGCGCGCGGGTTTTTCACGGCCCGCCGGATGCTCTTTCGCCACCGCTTTCAGCGCCGGTGCCGCCGCCGGTTTCACGGCCGGGAGGGCAGCTTCAGCCGGGGTTTCTGTCACTTCAGCTACCGCTTCAGCCATCTCTTCAACGGCGGCGGGTGATGCTTTTTCAAAGGCAATCTGATCGGCTTCAATCACAAAGCACAACACCGCAATGATGTCGTCTTCGCTGATACCGCCGTCGATGGTGACGCTCAGGCTGTCGGCCCCTTTGACCACATCGCTCAGGGTGCCGAGGTTGCCCAGTTCTTCTTCCAGCAGCCCGACTTCACTCTCTTTCAGGCGCGACAGAATAATGCGCAGCTTGCCGTCATTGGCGGCAGCCGGTGCGGTTTCGGCGGCAAGCGCAGCACTCTCTACAACGGAGAGTATTGCGCCATTCGCGGTCGCAGGAACACCCTCTCCTTTTGCTTCCAGCGCCAGCTGGCGCAGGGCGTTGCAGATATATTCGAAGCTGGCAGCGTCCGGCTCTTGCGAGCTTTTATAGGCGTCGAGCTGTTCCTGCATGATATCTTTGGTTTCCAAAAACAGGTTGATGATGTCGGTGTTAAGCTGCATTTCACCACGCCGGGCTTCATCAAGCAGGTTTTCCATCAGGTGCGTGGTTTCCTGCAAGATGGTAAAGCCGAATGTCCCCGCGCCGCCTTTTATAGAGTGTGCAGCACGGAAGATGGCGTTGAGCTGTTCTGAATCCGGCGCTTCCGGCACCAGATCCAATAAATGTTGTTCCATATCGGCCAACAGTTCGTCGGCCTCATCAAAGAATGTCTGATAAAAATCACTAATATCCATGCTCACGCTATCACCTCGGATTGGCTTGTGGCGATGTGGGAACTGCCGCCGGAGCCGCTGACGCGGGCGCAGAGGCTGACGCCGCTGGCTCTGGCTGTGTAATCGCGCTTATTGGCGCACTCTGACTCTCGGCGTTCTCATGCAGAATGGCCGCTTCTGCCTGCTGATTGAGTACCAAAAGACTAATTCGACGGTTGATGGCGTCATCGGGGCCGCGATCGGCCAGGCGCATGGTGGCGGCCATGCCGACAACACGCAGCACTTTGCCGTCATCAAGCCCACCGGCAACCAGTTCACGACGCGACGCGTTAGCGCGATCGGCGGAAAGCTCCCAGTTGCTGTAGCCTTTGTCGCCGTTGGCGTAAGGCGCATCATCGGTGTGGCCGGAGAGGCTCACTTTGTTCGGAATGCCGTTCAGTACTGGCGCAATCGCCCGTAAAATATCGCGCATGTAAGGTTCGACGTCGGCGCTGCCGGTTTTAAACATTGGCCGGTTCTGGCTGTCGATAATCTGAATGCGCAGCCCTTCCTGAACGAGGTCGATTTTTAAATGCGGGCGCAGCGCGCGCAGTTTCGGATCGGCCTCAATTAACTGATCCAGATCGCCGCGCAGTTTACTCAGGCGCGACTGCTCCATGCGGCGTTTCAGGTCGTCAATGTTGGGCTGTTTTTGCACTTCGCCTTGTTGCTGTGTGTAGTCATCGCCACCGCCCGGGATCGGGCTGTCGCTGTTTGAAATCCTCGGCCCGCCGGTCACCGCAGTAGCCAGCGGCGTGCGGAAATACTCCGCAATCTGGATAAGTTCTTTCGGGCTGGAGATAGAAATCAGCCACATCACCAGGAAAAACGCCATCATCGCCGTCATAAAGTCGGCGTAGGCTATCTTCCAGGAGCCGTGCGCGCCGCCACCATGGCCTTTATGTTTTTTACGTCTGACTACGACGATCGGATGGGACTGGTTTTTCATGCGTCCTCGGTGGTCGTCTGTTGGTTAGGATTTCTGACCGCACGTACGTGTTCATCCAGTTCGATAAACGATGGACGCTCGCTGGAGTACAGCGTTTTACGCCCAAATTCGACGGCAATCGGCGGCGCATAACCGTTCAGGTTCGACAGCAGCGTGATTTTTACGCACTGCATCATCTTGGCGGTTTCCGCGCTCTTCTGGCGTAACACGCAGGCCAGCGGCGAGATAAACCCATACGCCAACAGGATCCCGAGGAAGGTTCCCACCATCGCGTGAGCGATAAGCGCACCAAGTTCAGCCGCCGGACGATCGGCCGACGCCAGGGCGTGAACCACCCCCATGACCGCCGCCACGATACCGAACGCCGGAAGTGAATCACCTACCATCGCCAGCGCGTTGGCCGGAACTTCCGCTTCGCTTTCGTGGGTTTCGATCTCTTCGTCCATCAACGCTTCGATTTCGAAGGTGTTCATGTTGCCGCTGATTATCAGACGCAGGTAATCGACAATGAATTCCAGCATGGTGGCATCCGCCAGGATGCGCGGGTAGCTGGCAAAAATCTCGCTCTCAGTCGGGTTTTCAATATCCCGTTCCAGCGAGAACATCCCTTGTTGACGCGACTTCGCCATCAGGCGATAGAGCAGCGCCAGCAAGTCCATATACATACTTTTGGTGTACTTTGAACGGCGAAACAGCAAAGGCAGCGCTTTCAGCGTTCCTTTGATGGCTTTTCCGTTGTTGCCCACAATGAATGCACCAAGACCCGCCCCGCCGATGATGATCAGTTCTGACGGTTGATATAGTGCTCCAAGGTGACCACCGGTCATTACATAACCGCCTAAGACTGCACCAAGAACAACCAGGTAACCTAATACGATAAGCACGACATCATCCTTCTGCTAATGACTAAGGCTCGGGAGAAACTTTTCGCAGGGTTTACTCGAATGGCAGGCAAAAAAAAGCAGCGGCATTACTGCACCGCTGCTGGAGTTTTTTATCCACCTGATTCGGTTAAACAGCCTGATCGATCTGTTCATCCAGCAGTTGTGGAATAATATCGGCAGCTTCCTGGGAAAGTTTACGTCTTTTTACCGCGCGAGACGGCGGCTGGCACAAACTACAGGCAAAGCTTCCAACAGGCTGATGCGCATGGGTAATGAAATTACCACCGCAGCAATTACAGCGTGACAACTCCAGCAATCCGCTTTCCACGAAACGAACCAGCGTCCAGGCGCGAGTCAGCGCCAGCAGTGGTCCTTCGTCAGAGTGAGGACATTGTTCGAGATAAAGTCGGTAGGCTTTGATGACCGCGTCAACGCCGCTGCAAAGACCGGTTTTTAACAGAAATTGCCAGGCGTTGCAGAACATCGACGCGTGGATATTTTGTTCCCAGGTCATAAACCAGTCGGTGGAGAATGGCAGCATGCCTTTTGGCGGCGGGCTACCACGTAACTCTTTATACAGTTTGATAAGACGACCACGGCTAAGTTGCGTCTCACTCTCCAGCATTTGTAAACGCGCACCCAGCGTAATCAGTTCCATCGCTAACTGAATATCGCGTGCTTCCTGAACAATGCTTTTCTCACCCATTGTTATGCCCTTTTCTTCCTGGCCGCGTCGCCGTTTTTTGCTGATTCGTTAAGCAAGCGCGTTGAAAGTAAAATACCGGTGTGGACTTGCTGTAAATCATCCACGCGAGATTCTTGGGTCAGACGAGTGATGGTCTGATGATTGTCAAAACGGAACTGGCAGATAAGCTGATTGGTTTCAGCCAATTTAACCATTTGCGGCAGGGTCAACTCACCCAACGTGGTTGCCATTTCTTCGTTAATACCAAGGCGGAACATTGCGGACGCTTTGTCCTGACTAATCAAACGCTGAGCAAGAAGTAAATACGACAAATTGATGTCATAAACGTGTTTCAGCAACTCGGATGTATGCATTTTTCCCATCCCGAATAACCAACTTGTATCTTATGCGGCGTAACCGCACCCCGTGATGTCGCCGGGAAAAAACCCGGTATAAAAAAGAAAGGCTAAATGCATAACTGACTTAGGATTTCGCGAACAAGGCGCTTCGCTCAAATGTTAATGCCTTGCTACGCTCTTAATCATTTCTTACAAAGAACTAAGATTTTTCCTAATTCGACGCAACTGTACTCGTAGGTGCTTCTACATACAATCTGACCAGTGCGAAAATTTGAAATTTTTGTGATCCACGTCACATAATTTAAGTGATTATGGGCAAGAAATCTATCAGTATGGCTTGTGATTTGATGATTTTTTATTCTATCCAACCTCATTTCTATTCCTTGACAACGAATATTCGGGCAAAACAAAGCGTCAGAAACGATAAATAGTCAGAGGGTCAGCATGGGAGAGTGTTAACATTTCGCCCGGCGTGTCTCTTGCAGACACGAAAATAAAAAGGCATTTAAAACAATGCATTAAGATTTAAGCACAGCTAATTAGTCAACCTGGGTTACCATTTCATTTTTGTTAATTGCTGCGATTTATAATTTAACAATATATGCTCAATTCCTGCGAATTTAGGTTTAGTTGTTAAAATCAATTAACATGGTCAAACTCCAGCCATGCCGTTACGTAAGAATAATTAATGAATATTTATGATAGCCTTCACATAGCTGAAATATTCACGGGTTGCACTGGCTGCTGAAACAGAGTAATGGTGAGAAAAATTTGATTTCAAGGGGGAAGACGTCATGACGTATGCGCATCTTCTGGTCGCCGTAGCCGTCACGCCTGAGAGCCAGCAACTGTTGGCAAAAGCCGTTGATATTGCCCGCCCTTTTAACGCCCGCATCAGCCTGATTACCTTCGCTGCCGACCCGGAACTCTATAACCAACTCGCCGCACCGATGATGGAAAATGTGCGTGAGATGTTGCAGGAAGAGACGCAACAATTTCTCGATCAGTTAATTAACAACGCCGGTTATCCTGTCGAGCGTGCCATTATCGCGTCGGGGGAATTAAGCGAGCATATTCTGCACACTTGCCGGACGCAGAGCGTCGATTTAGTGGTGTGCGGGAATCATAATCAGACGTTTTTATCGCGTGCCGCTTGCTCAGCAAAGAGCATTGTGCAAACCAGTGAAGTGGATGTGCTGCTGGTATCCCTTAGAGAGTAAAACGCCCCCATCATGATGGGGGGCGTTTGTTTATCAGGCTAGTTTGGGAAACGTCGCCACTTTATTTTGTAGCTGGCTTTGCGCGCTACGTGGCGTGATTTGCTTTAGGTCGCTGATAAACCTCTGCTGCCAGTGGTCAATATCGTTTTCCGTGATGACTTTCAGCATTTCAGCGTGGCGTGAAATACGCTCTGCCAGCGGCATGCGCAGTGCTCTGTCCAGCGCGGCGGCAACATCATCACGATCGTACGGGTTGACGATCAGCGCCGAGGTCAGCTCATTAGCCGCACCCGCAAATTGTGACAACACCAGTACGCCGGGGTTTTGTGGATCCTGCGCGGCAACATACTCTTTCGCCACCAGGTTCATGCCATCCCGCAGCGGCGTCACCAGCCCTACTTCCGCGTAGCGGAACACTTTCATCAACACTTTGCGATCAAAATGCTGGTTGAGGTAGTAAAGCGGCGTCCAGCCAAGCTGACCATATTTGCCGTTAATGCGCCCGGCTTCCGTCTCCAGTTGGTGACGAATATCCTGATAGGCCTGCACTTCGCCACGGGAGGTGGGTGCAATCTGCGTATAACGGATTTTGCCGTGATGCTGCGGGAACTTCTCCAGCAGGGTTTCATAGGCCAGGAAGCGTTCCGGCAAGCCTTTGGAGTAATCCAGGCGCTCAACGGAGAAGATGTTCTTCACATTCTTCAGCTCGTTTTTCAGCTGCGCCAGTTTTGCCGGTAGCGGGCCAGCGGCCTGCTGGGCAATTTCGTTCGGTTCGATACCGATCGGGTAAACTTCGGTGCGGAAGTTTTTCCCCCACGCCGTATGTTCTTTACCGTTGCGCGTGCTCAACCTTGTCTGCATGGAGAGGCTATCGAGGAACGCCAGACGGTCACTTTCGGTCTGGAAGCCAAGCAGATCGTAATCGCACAGCGCTTCCAGCAGCTCCGCATACGGCGGTAGCGCATTGAAGATTTCCGGCGTCGGGAAAGGAATATGCAGGAAGAAGCCGATTTGATTATTCACGCCGCGTTTACGCAGCTCACTGGCAAACGGCAGCAGATGGTAATCGTGGATCCACAGAATGTCGTCTTCTTTCAGCAGCGGCAGCAGTTTGTCTGCCAGCAGAGCGTTCACTTCCTGATAGCCGTCCCAGGCTTCGCGCTGGAACTTGACCAGATCCAGACGGTAGTGGAAAGCAGGCCATAATACGGCATTCGAGAACTGGGAATAATACTGCTCGTGATGCTCTTCACTCAGGTTAAAAGAAGCCCAGGTGATATTGCCCTTGGTCACTTTTTTCAACGGTGCGTCTTCGTCACCGATCTCACCGCTCCAGCCAAACCACAGCCCGCCGGTGGCTTTCAATGCGCCCATAATCCCCACAGCCAGCCCGCCAGCGCTGGCCTTTTTGTCATCAGGCGGTGCAATACGATTAGATACTACGACTAAGCGACTCATAGCCATCTCTCCTGTTTGTTAGCGCCTTTTCTTGTTGTTGTTGATGGGTTACACGTTCCAGCCATTGATAAACATCCCCGACGTCGGCAAGCCGCCACTGCGCTTGTGTCGCGCCTGTACCGACTTTGATCGAGATACCGCCAAGTTGATTAACGGTTTTAAAACCATGCTCATCGGTTAGATCGTCACCCAGAAACACCGGTTTCCTGCCGGTGAAGGGCGGCGTGCGCAGAAAAGCTTCAATCGCCGCGCCCTTATGAATCCCCGATGGTTTGAGTTCAACCACGCATTTGCCCGGCTGCATCGCCAGTTGCGGGAACTCCTCAACCATGTATCGAGCCAGTGCAAAAACCGCCTCTTCATGCTGCGGTGCCTGACGATAGTGCAAGGCAAACGCCATCCCTTTAGCTTCGAGCTGCACGCCGTCAAGGGACGCCAGCCCGTGCCGGAGCGCCTGCTCCAGCGGAATTAACACCTCTTTCGGTAATGTCACGCGCTCGGTTTGACCATTGATATCGCGGCGCTCTGCCCCATGCACCCCGGCCAGCGGGAAGCGATAAGGTTTAACAAGCGCGTCAAGCTCGTTAATTGAACGCCCTGAAATCAACGCCAGCGCCCCGTTATTCATCTTTGCAAGCAATGAAAGTGTGGTCAGCACTTGCTCCGGGATAAATACGTCATCCGGGCGCGGTTTAATGTCAGCGAGAGTGCCATCCAAATCGAAAAAAAAGGCAAAATTACCGGAAATGAGAGGCGGTACAGATAACGCGTCTTCCACCCTGGTTTCCTCCTTACAGTCATCGTGTGAGCCGTTTTTCACTAACGTCTCATTATCATTAGCCATGTAAGTATAGACAGTGTGACGCTGCTCGCCATTTTAAGCATGACTTACCAGCCGGATTAACGGCTGGTAAGGGGGAGAAGTAAACGGGAAGGTTGTGTTTAAAATTTAAGCGCTTAGCCTCAGACGGTGCGCTTAGCTTTCTGTTTGTAACGGTCGAAAATCACCGCTGCAAGCAGGATCAGGCCGCGAACCACGTATTGTGAGAAGGGAGAGATGTTCAGCAGGTTCATGGCGTTTTCCACCGTGCCGAGAATTAAAATCCCCGCCACAACGTATGAAATTTTGCCGATCCCACCTTTAAGAGAAACCCCACCCAGCACACAGGCCGAAATCACAATCAGTTCATAACCGATAGAGGTCATCGGCTGGCCGCTGGTCATACGCGAGGCGAGGATAATCCCGGCCGCCGCCGACACCAGGCCCGACAACACAAAGATGATAATTTTGGTGCGCACCACCGGGACACCCGCCAGCCGCGCGGCCTCTTCATTACCGCCAATCGCCAGCGTGTTGCGGCCAAAGGTGGTTTTGTTAAGCAGGAAGCCGAAAATAATCAGGCAACCGACCGTCAGCCAGATAGGCGCAGGCAAGCCCAGCCAGTTGGCATAACCAAGGGTAAAGAAGCGTTCGTCTTCAATACCAACGGCTTTGCCATCGGAAATGATATACGCCAGCCCGCGCACAATTTGCATTGTCGCCAGGGTGGTGATCAGGGCGTTGATTTTCAAACGGGCAATGACAAAACCGTTAATAAAACCGCTGGCAACGCCAAGCAATAGACCGGCGAATACGCCAATCCACAGGCTTTCGCTGAGGTTAATCACCACCGCGGTGGTGACACCGGCGCAGGCAATCACGGACGCGACGGAGAGGTCAAAATCCCCGGACGCCAGGCAGAACAGCATGCCGCACGCCACCATGCCGGACATGGAGATCGCCAGACCCAGCCCCTTCATATTGACGAAGGAGGCAAAGTTCGGCACAAACACCGCACACCCGATAAACAGCACGGCAAAAACCACCAGCATGCCGAACTGATCCCAGATGCGTCCGAGGGTGAACGGCGTCTTTTTTGGGGCGCGGGACGTAGTTAAAGATGACATCATATTCTCCTCACTCAGGCGACAGCCTGGCTAACTTTCGGCATCGCAAGGCTTAGCACCTGCTGTTCATCACCCTGACCGTGCAGTATCTCTCCGGCTATTTCGCCTTCGCGCATGACCACAATACGATCGGCAACGCCTATCACTTCCGGCAGGTCGCTTGAGGCAAACAGCACCGCAACACCGCGAGACGCCAGCGCGTAAATCACGTTATAGATTTCATGTTTCGCGCCGACATCAATGCCGCGCGTCGGTTCGTCGAGCAAAATGACTTTCATCTCCTCCGACAGCCAGCGCCCGAGAATGGCTTTTTGCTGGTTTCCGCCGGAGAGATTCATAATGAGCTGATCGGCGCCAGGGGTTTTGATATTCAGCGCACGAATATGATGCTCGGCGTTATCGCTCTCCCAGCTATCGTTAATCAGGCAGCCTGCGCGGATGTATTTGCGCCGGGCGCTGATATTGATGTTCTCCTGTACCGAATGGACAGGAATGATCCCTTCCGCTTTGCGGTCTTCCGGGCAGAGCATCATGCCCGCGCGAATGGCGTGGGCCGGTTTCTGGATAGTGACCCGCTCGCCATCAATCAACACCTGCCCTGCGGTGATTTGCGTGCCGCCAAACAGCCCTTTCATCAGCTCGCTGCGCCCAGCGCCCACCAGGCCAAACAGACCGACGATTTCGCCGCTGCGTACGCTCAGGCTGATTGGCGTACGTACGCCTGGGGCTTTGACCTGGTCGAGTTGCAGGCGCTGCTCGCCATATTCCCGCGGCTGCCAGCCGTAAATATCGCCCAGTTCGCGCCCAACCATCGCCTGCACCAGTTGGTCGTGACTGACCTGCTGCGTATCGGTAAAAGTGCGCACGTAGCGGCCGTCTTTAAACACGGTGATGGCATCGCTGAGGGCAAAAATCTCTTCCATGCGGTGGGAAACGTAGAGGATCACGCGCCCCTCTTTGCGCAGCTCGCGGATAACGCGAAACAGGTTGTCAATTTCCCGCGCCGAGAGCGAACTGGTCGGTTCATCGAAAGCGATAACTTTGGCGTTACGCGCCAGCGCTTTGGCGATTTCCACCATCTGCCATTGACCAATGGAGAGGTATTTCAACGGGGTTTGCGGGTCGATATCTAAGCCGAGATGTTCAAGCTGTAACCCCGCTTCGTAATTGAGCAGCGAGCGGTTCACAATCCCGCTTTTGTGCGGTAACTGCCCCAGATAAATGTTCTCGGCGACGGTCATTTCCGGCACCAGGTGCAGTTCCTGATAAATAATCGCCACGCCGGCATTGAGCGCCGCGGTGGTGTCAGCGAAAGTAACTTCCTCGCCTTTGAGAGCCAGTGTGCCGGAGGTCGGCGCATAGTTCCCGCTGAGGATTTTTAACAGGGTCGATTTACCCGCGCCATTTTCGCCCATCAGGGCGTGAACTTGCCCGGCATAGCAATCAAAGGTGATGTCGCTGAGCGCCTTCACACCGGGAAACGTCTTACTGATGCCGCGAAACGAGAGATAAGGGGTAGACTGTTGCATAACGTCTCCGAAAAGCAGTTGAGTGTACGTCTGGCTCCCCGTTTGCACGGGGAGCGCAACCAACAGAGAATTACAGTCCTTTTTTCGCCAGCTCTTCTTTGAAGTTGTCACGTGTAATCAGCACGACATCGGTCACTGCGGTGAATTTCGGCGGTTCAGCGCCTTTGGTCACCCAGTTGTAAAGCAGCTCGCTGGTTTTATAGCCATGCACGTCCGGGCTTGGCAGCAGGGAACCAAAGAAACCGGTGGCCTGCCCTTTGGAGAGCTCACTTACTGCATCCACGCCGTTGATACCAATGCCAATCACATCGGGTGCTTTAAAGCCCTGACCTTCTGTTGCACGTACGCCACCGAGCACGGTGTTATCGTTCATGCCCAGTACCAGCCAGTGTTTGACTTCAGGATGTTGAACCAGCAGGGAGTTACCGGCATCGAATGCACCGGGGATATCGTTAGATTTGGTCGGGACCTGGTAGATCTGTTTTTCCGGGAAGCCGGCTTTTTTCAGCGCATCCATTGAACCGGTAGTGCGACGGCGGGCGGTATCCAGTTCGTTAGCGGTAATCGCCATTACCCCGGTCGTTTTGACATCCCAACCGCGTTTTTGCATCTCTTTATACAGCTCCTGGCCCTGACGCGCGCCGATTTCACTGGCCGCCATCATTACCAGCGGCACCGTGGTCATCGGTTCGCCTTTGGCGTTGACGAACTGGTCATCCACGGCAATCACTTTCATATCGTAGCCGCGCGCTTTGGCGACAATCGCCGAGCCGAGTTTGGGATCCGGCGTACAGATAACAAAGCCTTTAGCGCCGCTGGCGGCCAGGCTATCAATGGCGTTCAGCGTTTTTTCCCCGTCGGGAACGGCAATTTTAATGACTTCAAAACCTAAATCTTTGCCTGCCTTGTCGGCGAATTTCCACTCTGTCTGGAACCAGGGCTCTTCCGGTTGTTTAACTAAAAATCCGAGCTTCATCGTTTCCGCGATAGCGGATTGTGACATAACGGCAGCCAGGCCGATGGCCGCCAGCGCTTTAGTGAATTTGTGCATGGTAAACTCCAGCTTTAACTTTCTTTTATGTAGGGAAAACAAATAATCGCTTCAGTTAAAAGGACATAAAACAAGGCATTAGAGTCCACACGCCTCTGGACATCTGTGCTGGAAGTAGTTGTAGCGGGAAATTGATTCTCCATAGGAGAGC
The nucleotide sequence above comes from Kosakonia sp. H02. Encoded proteins:
- the cheW gene encoding chemotaxis protein CheW — translated: MTGMSNVAKLAGEPSGQEFLVFTLGDEEYGIDILKVQEIRGYDQVTRIANTPDFIKGVTNLRGVIVPIVDLRVKFSQGEVEYNENTVVIVLNLGQRVVGIVVDGVSDVLSLAADQIRPAPEFAVTLSTEYLTGLGALGDRMLILVNIEKLLNSDEMALLDMAATHVA
- the flhD gene encoding flagellar transcriptional regulator FlhD: MHTSELLKHVYDINLSYLLLAQRLISQDKASAMFRLGINEEMATTLGELTLPQMVKLAETNQLICQFRFDNHQTITRLTQESRVDDLQQVHTGILLSTRLLNESAKNGDAARKKRA
- a CDS encoding spore coat protein U domain-containing protein — its product is MNKKLLYVLASGAFIMAGQNAHAVTSSGTIGATLTLTNGCLINGSPGQNGINFGTLDFGTHPATFSQLTTQLTGAGGGNSFGIQCTTTDYTVQITGNTNSTAPGTVIGTPGTPARYLVNAADTTQGVAYSLYSDSGFSNVIANNTNIPPASTTGGVDNYTLYGRITGGGDSVSVIPGTYTDTINVSVTY
- the cheA gene encoding chemotaxis protein CheA — its product is MSMDISDFYQTFFDEADELLADMEQHLLDLVPEAPDSEQLNAIFRAAHSIKGGAGTFGFTILQETTHLMENLLDEARRGEMQLNTDIINLFLETKDIMQEQLDAYKSSQEPDAASFEYICNALRQLALEAKGEGVPATANGAILSVVESAALAAETAPAAANDGKLRIILSRLKESEVGLLEEELGNLGTLSDVVKGADSLSVTIDGGISEDDIIAVLCFVIEADQIAFEKASPAAVEEMAEAVAEVTETPAEAALPAVKPAAAPALKAVAKEHPAGREKPARGSESTSIRVAVEKVDQLINLVGELVITQSMLAQRSNELDPVTHGDLITSMSQLQRNARDLQESVMSIRMMPMEYVFSRFPRLVRDLASKLDKQVELTLQGSSTELDKSLIERIIDPLTHLVRNSLDHGIETPQKRVEAGKSPIGNLILSAEHQGGNICIEVTDDGAGLNRERILAKALSQGMAVNENMTDEEVGMLIFAPGFSTAEQVTDVSGRGVGMDVVKRNIQEMGGHVEIKSKQGTGTTIRILLPLTLAILDGMSVKVNNEVFILPLNAVMESLQPSEEDLHPLAGGERVLEVRGEYLPLVELWKVFDVMGAKTEATQGIVVILQSAGRRYALLVDQLIGQHQVVVKNLESNYRKVPGISAATILGDGSVALIVDVSALQGLNREHRMAHTAA
- the uspC gene encoding universal stress protein UspC, producing the protein MTYAHLLVAVAVTPESQQLLAKAVDIARPFNARISLITFAADPELYNQLAAPMMENVREMLQEETQQFLDQLINNAGYPVERAIIASGELSEHILHTCRTQSVDLVVCGNHNQTFLSRAACSAKSIVQTSEVDVLLVSLRE
- the flhC gene encoding flagellar transcriptional regulator FlhC, with amino-acid sequence MGEKSIVQEARDIQLAMELITLGARLQMLESETQLSRGRLIKLYKELRGSPPPKGMLPFSTDWFMTWEQNIHASMFCNAWQFLLKTGLCSGVDAVIKAYRLYLEQCPHSDEGPLLALTRAWTLVRFVESGLLELSRCNCCGGNFITHAHQPVGSFACSLCQPPSRAVKRRKLSQEAADIIPQLLDEQIDQAV
- the motA gene encoding flagellar motor stator protein MotA, with protein sequence MLIVLGYLVVLGAVLGGYVMTGGHLGALYQPSELIIIGGAGLGAFIVGNNGKAIKGTLKALPLLFRRSKYTKSMYMDLLALLYRLMAKSRQQGMFSLERDIENPTESEIFASYPRILADATMLEFIVDYLRLIISGNMNTFEIEALMDEEIETHESEAEVPANALAMVGDSLPAFGIVAAVMGVVHALASADRPAAELGALIAHAMVGTFLGILLAYGFISPLACVLRQKSAETAKMMQCVKITLLSNLNGYAPPIAVEFGRKTLYSSERPSFIELDEHVRAVRNPNQQTTTEDA
- the motB gene encoding flagellar motor protein MotB; the protein is MKNQSHPIVVVRRKKHKGHGGGAHGSWKIAYADFMTAMMAFFLVMWLISISSPKELIQIAEYFRTPLATAVTGGPRISNSDSPIPGGGDDYTQQQGEVQKQPNIDDLKRRMEQSRLSKLRGDLDQLIEADPKLRALRPHLKIDLVQEGLRIQIIDSQNRPMFKTGSADVEPYMRDILRAIAPVLNGIPNKVSLSGHTDDAPYANGDKGYSNWELSADRANASRRELVAGGLDDGKVLRVVGMAATMRLADRGPDDAINRRISLLVLNQQAEAAILHENAESQSAPISAITQPEPAASASAPASAAPAAVPTSPQANPR